A stretch of the Mycobacterium sp. ITM-2016-00317 genome encodes the following:
- a CDS encoding sulfite exporter TauE/SafE family protein, which yields MSWSQAVLLFVAGIAGGLTGSIAGLASVATYPALLLAGLPPVSANVTNTVALVFNGVGSVLGSRPELAGQGAMLKRVLPFAAVGGVTGAILLLSTPAEGFEKIVPALLGFASLAILLPVRPAPDTSGASRRRQRLTLALQGAAVFAICIYGGYFGAAAGVLLLALFLRLGGQTLAHANAGKNVVLGLANGVAALIFAVVAPVQWSAVLALGIGCLLGSRLGPVVVRHSPDKPLRILIGLAGVALAVKLGVDAYR from the coding sequence GTGTCCTGGTCGCAAGCGGTGCTGCTGTTCGTGGCCGGAATCGCCGGCGGGCTGACCGGCAGCATCGCGGGCCTGGCCTCGGTGGCCACCTATCCGGCGCTGCTGCTGGCGGGGCTGCCGCCGGTCAGCGCCAACGTCACCAACACCGTGGCGCTGGTGTTCAACGGGGTCGGGTCGGTCCTGGGGTCGCGGCCCGAGTTGGCCGGCCAGGGTGCGATGTTGAAGCGGGTGCTGCCCTTCGCCGCGGTCGGCGGGGTCACCGGCGCCATCCTGCTGTTGTCGACGCCGGCCGAGGGTTTCGAGAAGATCGTGCCTGCGCTGCTCGGGTTCGCCTCCCTGGCGATCCTGCTGCCGGTGCGGCCCGCCCCGGACACCTCGGGTGCGTCGCGACGCCGGCAGCGGCTCACCCTCGCGCTGCAGGGTGCCGCGGTGTTCGCGATCTGCATCTATGGCGGCTATTTCGGCGCCGCGGCGGGCGTGCTGCTGCTGGCGCTGTTCCTGCGGCTCGGCGGCCAGACACTGGCCCATGCCAACGCGGGCAAGAACGTCGTCCTCGGACTGGCCAACGGGGTGGCCGCGCTGATCTTCGCGGTCGTGGCGCCCGTGCAGTGGTCGGCGGTGCTCGCGCTCGGAATCGGCTGTCTGCTCGGCTCCCGGCTCGGCCCGGTGGTGGTGCGGCACAGCCCGGACAAGCCCCTGCGCATCCTCATCGGCCTCGCCGGCGTCGCGCTGGCGGTCAAGCTCGGCGTCGACGCCTACCGCTGA
- a CDS encoding homocitrate synthase, with product MTFSAVVDGRLPSALRGPAESKTFDEFCDEYAPASGPVRLGQWSCVDNERRLGPQVRTYQATLALGDRIGTSRAAACGPVAALTAMLYDHGVAVEMTAFHQLPAGAHTATFIHGSDGGSSRWAMGWSDDPTESALRAVVACANRLITR from the coding sequence ATGACTTTCTCCGCCGTCGTCGACGGCCGACTGCCGAGCGCACTGCGCGGGCCGGCCGAGAGCAAGACGTTCGATGAGTTCTGCGACGAATACGCGCCCGCGTCCGGACCGGTGCGCCTGGGCCAGTGGTCCTGCGTGGACAACGAGCGGCGGCTGGGCCCGCAGGTCCGGACCTATCAGGCCACGCTGGCGTTGGGGGACCGCATCGGCACGTCGCGAGCGGCGGCGTGCGGCCCCGTCGCCGCGCTGACCGCGATGCTGTACGACCACGGCGTCGCCGTCGAGATGACGGCGTTCCACCAGTTGCCCGCAGGCGCGCACACCGCGACGTTCATCCACGGCAGCGACGGTGGCAGCTCCCGGTGGGCGATGGGGTGGTCCGACGATCCGACCGAGTCGGCGTTGCGCGCGGTCGTGGCGTGCGCCAACCGGTTGATCACCCGCTGA
- a CDS encoding cytochrome P450, producing the protein MPTVSTTDYLLDQAKRRLKPTPVTIPGMGVVEKRLKDKQWDQFVLADPPAGSDLKPIRGDAGLPILGHMIEIFRGGPDFILEIYRKHGPVYFAESPALSSVMALGPDATQAVFTNRNKDFSQRAWDPVIGPFFEGGLMLLDFDEHLFHRRIMQEAFTRSRLTGYVSHIDSVASAVLADDWVANDPRFLFHPAIKELTLDIASEVFMGVPAGTDRALVTTVNQAFTTTTRAGNAIVRKPVPPLTWWRGIKARKTLEDYFSSRIGEKRRSESTDMFSVLCHSADEDGQTFTDDQIVSHMIFLMMAAHDTSTSTMTTMAYHLAANPQWQDRLREESARIGDGPLDIEALDKLETYDLVINESLRMMTPLPFNFRQAVRDTDLLGYYIPAGTSVVTWPSINHRLPELWTDPDKFDPERFTEPRNEHKKHRYAFAPFGGGAHKCIGMVFGQLEIKTVMHRLLQNYRLELPRPGYEPRYDYGGMPVPLDGMPIMLRPRH; encoded by the coding sequence GTGCCGACAGTCTCGACCACTGACTATTTGCTCGACCAGGCAAAACGGCGGCTGAAGCCGACGCCGGTCACGATTCCCGGCATGGGGGTGGTGGAGAAACGTCTCAAGGACAAGCAATGGGACCAGTTCGTGCTGGCCGATCCGCCCGCCGGCAGCGACCTGAAGCCGATCCGCGGCGACGCGGGCCTGCCGATCCTCGGCCACATGATCGAGATCTTCCGCGGCGGCCCCGACTTCATCCTGGAGATCTACCGCAAGCACGGCCCGGTGTACTTCGCCGAGTCGCCGGCGCTGTCGTCGGTGATGGCGCTGGGTCCCGACGCGACCCAGGCGGTGTTCACCAACCGCAACAAGGACTTCTCCCAGCGTGCCTGGGACCCGGTGATAGGCCCGTTCTTCGAGGGCGGCCTGATGCTGCTCGACTTCGACGAGCACCTGTTCCACCGCCGGATCATGCAGGAGGCGTTCACCCGCAGCCGGCTGACCGGCTATGTGTCCCATATCGACTCGGTGGCCTCGGCGGTGCTCGCCGACGACTGGGTGGCCAACGACCCGCGCTTCCTGTTCCACCCGGCGATCAAGGAGCTCACGCTCGACATCGCCTCCGAGGTGTTCATGGGCGTGCCCGCGGGCACGGACCGCGCTCTGGTCACGACGGTGAACCAGGCGTTCACCACCACCACCCGCGCGGGCAACGCGATCGTGCGCAAGCCGGTGCCGCCGCTGACGTGGTGGCGCGGGATCAAGGCGCGCAAGACGCTGGAGGACTACTTCTCCAGCCGCATCGGCGAGAAGCGGCGCTCGGAGAGCACTGACATGTTCAGCGTGCTGTGCCATTCCGCCGACGAGGACGGCCAGACCTTCACCGACGACCAGATCGTCAGCCACATGATCTTCCTGATGATGGCCGCGCACGACACGTCGACGTCGACCATGACGACGATGGCCTACCACCTGGCCGCCAACCCGCAGTGGCAGGACCGGTTGCGCGAGGAGTCGGCGCGTATCGGCGACGGCCCGCTCGACATCGAGGCGCTGGACAAGCTCGAGACCTACGACCTGGTGATCAACGAGTCGCTGCGGATGATGACCCCGCTGCCGTTCAACTTCCGCCAGGCCGTCCGTGACACCGACCTGCTGGGCTACTACATCCCGGCCGGCACCAGCGTCGTGACCTGGCCGTCGATCAACCACCGGTTGCCGGAGCTGTGGACCGACCCGGACAAGTTCGATCCGGAGCGGTTCACCGAGCCGCGCAACGAGCACAAGAAGCACCGGTACGCATTCGCCCCGTTCGGCGGCGGCGCCCACAAGTGCATCGGCATGGTGTTCGGCCAGCTGGAGATCAAGACGGTGATGCACCGGCTGCTGCAGAACTACCGACTGGAGTTGCCGCGTCCGGGCTATGAGCCGCGCTACGACTACGGCGGCATGCCGGTGCCACTCGACGGCATGCCGATCATGCTGCGCCCGCGGCACTGA
- a CDS encoding TetR/AcrR family transcriptional regulator: MTAEPAPDLRRSRGDRQRDAIVAAVRELLQERPFADLSVSTISERAGVARSGFYFYFDSKYAVLAVIVADAMAELDQLTHDFAPRKPGESPSEFATRMVGYAATVYARNDPIMSACNLARNTDAQIREIMDDFQDTVVDKIVGLVAHDTGARPISDDLTSLVRTLIAVTSMTLAHDSAFVGRGDDPARAVEIARRLWLSGLWGAGSLPGGHS; encoded by the coding sequence ATGACGGCTGAACCTGCCCCCGACCTTCGCCGCAGCAGAGGCGATCGTCAGCGGGACGCGATCGTGGCCGCCGTCCGCGAACTGCTCCAGGAACGTCCGTTCGCCGACCTGTCGGTCAGCACGATCAGCGAGCGGGCCGGGGTGGCCCGGTCGGGTTTCTACTTCTACTTCGACTCCAAATACGCGGTGCTCGCGGTGATCGTCGCCGACGCGATGGCCGAACTCGACCAGCTCACTCACGATTTCGCGCCGCGTAAGCCGGGGGAGTCGCCGTCGGAGTTCGCCACCCGCATGGTCGGCTACGCCGCCACGGTGTACGCCAGGAACGACCCGATCATGAGTGCCTGCAATCTGGCCCGCAACACCGATGCCCAGATCCGCGAGATCATGGACGATTTCCAGGACACCGTGGTGGACAAGATCGTCGGCCTGGTCGCGCACGACACCGGCGCCCGCCCGATCTCCGATGACCTGACCTCCCTGGTGCGCACGCTGATCGCGGTGACCTCGATGACACTGGCGCACGACAGCGCGTTCGTCGGCCGCGGCGATGATCCGGCCCGGGCCGTCGAGATCGCGCGGCGGCTGTGGCTGAGCGGGCTGTGGGGGGCAGGCAGCCTTCCCGGAGGCCACAGCTAG
- a CDS encoding SDR family oxidoreductase, whose product MAKGNGIDGFAGKRCLITGAASGIGRATALKLAAQGAELFLTDRDADKLALTVADARALGGVVAAHRALDISDHDAVAGFGADIHATHPAMDVVMNIAGISAWGTVDKLTHRDWKSLVDVNLMGPIHVIETFVPPMVKAHRGGHLVNVSSAAGIVALPWHAAYSASKYGLRGLSEVLRFDLARHRIGVSVVVPGAVRTPLVNSVHIAGVDRDDPNVQKWTGRFSGHAVSPEFAADKILQGVLANRYLVYTSNDIRALYLFKRTMWLPYSITMKQVNVLFTRALKPKAKRR is encoded by the coding sequence ATGGCCAAGGGCAACGGAATCGACGGGTTCGCCGGTAAGCGGTGTCTGATCACCGGCGCCGCCAGCGGGATCGGCCGCGCGACTGCGCTGAAGTTGGCCGCCCAAGGCGCGGAACTGTTTCTCACCGACCGGGATGCGGACAAGCTCGCGCTGACCGTCGCCGACGCCCGGGCCCTCGGAGGTGTGGTCGCCGCCCACCGGGCCCTCGACATCTCCGACCACGACGCGGTCGCCGGCTTCGGCGCCGACATCCACGCCACGCACCCCGCGATGGACGTGGTGATGAACATCGCCGGGATCTCGGCGTGGGGCACCGTCGACAAACTGACCCACCGGGACTGGAAGTCGCTGGTCGACGTGAACCTGATGGGCCCGATCCACGTCATCGAGACGTTCGTGCCGCCGATGGTCAAGGCGCACCGCGGCGGTCATCTGGTCAACGTGTCCTCGGCGGCCGGGATCGTGGCCCTGCCGTGGCACGCGGCCTACAGCGCAAGCAAGTACGGGCTGCGGGGACTGTCCGAGGTGCTGCGGTTCGACCTCGCCCGCCACCGCATCGGGGTGTCGGTGGTGGTGCCCGGCGCGGTGCGCACCCCGCTGGTGAACAGCGTGCACATCGCCGGCGTGGACCGCGACGACCCGAACGTGCAGAAGTGGACGGGGCGGTTCTCGGGACACGCGGTATCCCCGGAGTTCGCGGCGGACAAGATCCTGCAGGGGGTCCTCGCCAACCGCTACCTGGTGTACACGTCCAACGACATCCGGGCGCTGTACCTGTTCAAGCGGACCATGTGGCTGCCCTACAGCATCACGATGAAGCAGGTGAACGTGCTGTTCACCCGTGCACTGAAGCCGAAGGCCAAGCGCCGCTGA
- a CDS encoding AAA family ATPase, which yields MLDTVAVRGYRSLRELVLPLRRLTVVTGANGTGKSSLYRALRLLADCGRGEVIGSFAREGGVESAMWAGPEHLGGARRTGTARGGPRTRAVSIDMGYAADDFGYLIDLGLPQAADTAFARDPEVKRELVFAGPVARPAATLVRRVRGMVEVAAESGRGFDELTRGLPAHRSVLADWAGAAPELVLVRERLRDWRFYDGFRADSHAPARRPQVGTRTPVLADDGADLAAAVQTILETGTDDLARAVAGAFDGATVSVAVTDGLFDLRLHQRGMLRPLRSAEISDGTLRFLLWAAALLSPQPPSLMVLNEPETSLHPELVHPLAELIVAAAARTQVVVVTHSSALRTHLGAQPIGADGDAWEVELYKDWGETKVAGQDLSTTPPWDWGGR from the coding sequence ATGCTCGACACCGTCGCGGTCCGCGGGTACCGCTCACTGCGCGAACTCGTGCTGCCGCTGCGCCGGCTCACCGTTGTCACCGGCGCCAACGGCACCGGCAAGTCGTCGCTGTACCGGGCGTTGCGGCTGCTCGCCGACTGTGGCCGCGGTGAGGTGATCGGGTCGTTCGCCCGGGAAGGCGGAGTGGAATCGGCGATGTGGGCGGGCCCGGAACACCTGGGCGGCGCGCGGCGCACCGGCACCGCGCGGGGCGGCCCGCGCACCCGCGCGGTGTCCATCGACATGGGCTATGCCGCCGATGATTTCGGATATCTCATCGACCTCGGCCTGCCTCAGGCCGCCGACACGGCATTCGCCCGCGACCCCGAGGTCAAGCGCGAGCTGGTCTTCGCCGGGCCGGTCGCCCGTCCCGCGGCCACGCTGGTACGGCGCGTGCGCGGGATGGTCGAGGTGGCCGCCGAGAGCGGCCGCGGTTTCGACGAGTTGACGCGCGGCCTTCCCGCCCACCGCAGCGTGCTGGCGGACTGGGCCGGTGCGGCTCCGGAGCTGGTGCTGGTCCGGGAACGCCTGCGCGACTGGCGGTTCTACGACGGGTTCCGCGCCGACAGCCACGCGCCGGCCCGGCGCCCCCAGGTGGGCACCCGCACACCGGTGCTCGCCGACGACGGCGCCGACCTCGCCGCCGCGGTACAGACCATCCTCGAGACGGGCACCGACGATCTCGCCCGCGCGGTGGCCGGTGCGTTCGACGGCGCGACGGTGTCGGTGGCGGTCACCGACGGCCTCTTCGATCTGCGCCTGCACCAGCGCGGCATGCTGCGCCCGCTGCGCAGCGCCGAGATCTCCGACGGCACACTGCGTTTCCTGCTGTGGGCGGCGGCTCTGCTGAGTCCGCAGCCGCCGTCGTTGATGGTGCTCAACGAGCCCGAGACCTCGCTGCATCCCGAGTTGGTGCACCCGCTGGCCGAGTTGATCGTCGCCGCCGCGGCGCGCACGCAGGTCGTGGTGGTGACGCACTCGTCGGCGTTGCGCACCCACCTCGGGGCCCAACCGATCGGCGCGGACGGCGACGCCTGGGAGGTCGAGCTGTACAAGGACTGGGGTGAGACCAAGGTCGCCGGTCAGGACCTGTCGACCACCCCGCCGTGGGACTGGGGTGGGCGCTGA
- a CDS encoding GAF domain-containing protein, which produces MSSTVPGFDAWMSDLLVAESAAAGETPDQFVGRAVAARIAAERARRGEHGLPELLDRMHAAGLQTPVPAASGTDSAIADPQRLQALYDSGMLNAERTNTLDRVVDMVAAAVAVPGAAVTLVDRDTQYVCSGVGLTGELEVNRRGPVRGSLGAEVVVSNEPLIIDDARGEPLLRDHYAVRDGVVVAYAGFPLKDGSGHTIGTLSAWDPQPRRWTSGQVQVLEDFVAMIRARIFGIAPD; this is translated from the coding sequence ATGTCCTCGACTGTGCCCGGGTTCGATGCGTGGATGAGCGACCTGCTGGTCGCCGAGTCCGCCGCGGCGGGAGAGACCCCCGACCAGTTCGTCGGCCGGGCGGTCGCCGCCCGGATCGCCGCCGAGCGCGCACGCCGCGGCGAGCACGGCCTGCCCGAACTTCTCGACCGGATGCACGCGGCCGGGCTGCAGACCCCGGTTCCGGCGGCCTCCGGAACCGACTCGGCCATCGCCGATCCGCAGCGGCTCCAGGCGCTCTACGACAGCGGGATGCTCAACGCCGAACGCACCAACACCCTGGACCGGGTGGTCGACATGGTGGCGGCCGCGGTGGCGGTGCCGGGCGCCGCGGTGACGCTCGTCGACCGGGACACCCAATACGTCTGCAGCGGAGTCGGCCTCACCGGCGAGTTGGAGGTCAACCGGAGGGGTCCGGTCCGGGGCTCACTCGGCGCGGAGGTCGTGGTGTCGAACGAACCGCTGATCATCGACGATGCGCGCGGTGAACCGCTGCTGCGGGACCACTACGCGGTCCGCGACGGCGTCGTGGTCGCCTACGCGGGCTTCCCGCTCAAAGACGGCTCGGGCCACACCATCGGCACCTTGAGCGCCTGGGATCCCCAGCCGAGGCGATGGACCTCGGGGCAGGTTCAGGTGCTGGAGGACTTCGTGGCGATGATCCGGGCCCGGATCTTCGGCATCGCCCCGGACTGA
- a CDS encoding DNA polymerase IV yields the protein MTGSGTAARKQWILHVDLDQFLASVELRRRPELVGLPVVVGGSGDPTEPRKVVTCASYEAREFGVHAGMPLRAAARRCPGATFLPSDPEAYDAASEQVMGLLRDLGHPVEVWGWDEAYIGAQVDDPVALARRIQHDVRTQTGLSCSVGISDNKQRAKVATGFGKPAGVHALTDDNWMSTMGDRAVDTLWGVGPKTAKKLAAMDITTVAELARTDPAVLTAAFGPTTGLWILLLAKGGGDTTVTAEPWVPRSRSHVVTFAHDLTDRGEMAAAVVDLAQRTLAEVVAQQRVVARVAVTVRTSTFYTRTKIRKLAVPTTDRDPVVRTALDLLDEFDADRPVRLLGVRLELVMPDSGN from the coding sequence ATGACCGGCTCCGGGACCGCAGCCCGGAAACAGTGGATCCTGCACGTCGACCTCGACCAGTTCCTGGCATCGGTCGAACTGCGACGCCGCCCCGAACTCGTGGGATTGCCGGTGGTCGTGGGCGGAAGCGGCGACCCCACCGAACCCCGCAAGGTGGTCACCTGCGCCTCCTACGAAGCCCGCGAGTTCGGCGTGCACGCCGGGATGCCGTTGCGGGCGGCCGCCCGCCGGTGTCCCGGGGCCACCTTCCTTCCGTCGGACCCCGAGGCCTACGACGCCGCCTCCGAACAGGTGATGGGGCTGCTGCGCGACCTCGGACACCCCGTTGAGGTGTGGGGCTGGGACGAGGCCTACATCGGTGCGCAGGTGGACGACCCGGTGGCGCTGGCCCGCCGGATCCAGCACGACGTCCGCACACAGACGGGGCTGTCCTGCTCGGTGGGCATCAGCGACAACAAGCAGCGGGCCAAGGTCGCCACCGGCTTCGGCAAGCCCGCAGGCGTGCACGCCCTCACCGACGACAACTGGATGTCCACGATGGGCGACCGGGCGGTCGACACGTTGTGGGGGGTGGGCCCCAAGACCGCCAAAAAGCTTGCCGCCATGGACATCACGACGGTCGCGGAGCTGGCGCGCACCGACCCGGCGGTACTGACGGCCGCGTTCGGTCCGACGACCGGACTGTGGATCCTGCTGCTGGCCAAGGGCGGCGGGGACACCACGGTCACCGCCGAACCGTGGGTGCCGCGTTCCCGCAGCCACGTCGTGACCTTCGCCCACGACCTGACCGACCGCGGCGAGATGGCCGCGGCGGTCGTCGACCTCGCACAGCGCACCCTGGCCGAGGTCGTCGCCCAGCAACGGGTGGTCGCCCGCGTCGCGGTCACCGTACGCACGAGCACCTTCTACACCCGCACCAAGATCCGCAAGCTCGCCGTCCCCACCACCGACCGAGATCCGGTGGTCCGCACCGCCCTCGACCTCCTCGACGAGTTCGACGCGGACCGTCCGGTCCGGCTCCTGGGCGTGCGGCTGGAACTCGTGATGCCCGATTCGGGCAACTGA
- a CDS encoding helix-turn-helix domain-containing protein, translating into MDLPENRNGSPALPVGGPGPAERGDAARNRALLIEAARRLIDERGAEAVTTDDIASAAGVGKGTLFRRFGSRAGLMLELLNEDEKALQQAFLFGPAPLGPEAPPLQRLLAYGRERLKFVDAHYALLTDIGRDPQMRYNAPASLHHSHVRIILETAGTTGDLDAQASALLALLDADYVHHEIYDRHRTLAELGDGWDTVARKLCGS; encoded by the coding sequence ATGGACCTGCCGGAGAACCGTAACGGCTCACCGGCACTACCGGTGGGGGGCCCCGGACCGGCCGAACGTGGCGACGCCGCACGCAACCGGGCCCTGCTGATCGAGGCGGCCCGCCGCCTGATCGACGAGCGCGGCGCCGAGGCCGTCACCACCGACGACATCGCCTCGGCCGCGGGGGTGGGCAAGGGCACGCTGTTCCGCCGGTTCGGCAGCCGCGCCGGGCTGATGCTCGAGTTGCTCAACGAGGACGAGAAAGCCCTGCAACAGGCCTTCCTGTTCGGACCGGCCCCGCTGGGGCCCGAGGCCCCGCCGCTACAGCGCCTGCTGGCCTACGGCAGGGAACGGCTGAAGTTCGTCGACGCGCATTACGCGCTGCTCACCGACATCGGCCGGGATCCGCAGATGCGCTACAACGCGCCGGCGTCCCTGCATCACAGCCACGTCCGCATCATTCTCGAAACCGCCGGGACCACCGGCGACCTCGACGCTCAGGCCAGTGCGCTGCTGGCGCTGCTGGACGCCGACTACGTCCATCACGAGATCTACGACCGGCACCGCACCCTCGCCGAACTCGGGGACGGGTGGGACACCGTGGCGCGCAAGCTCTGCGGCTCATGA
- a CDS encoding NAD(P)H-dependent oxidoreductase: MTQSAHSTVLVLVGSLRAASVNRQLAELALETGLDGVVFDWFDRLGELPHYNEDIDTDDVAEPVAALRAAAARADAALVITPEYNGTVPGVLKNAIDWLSRPYGAGALKDKPLAVVGAALGRYGGQWAHDDTRKSFGIAGPRVVEGLDLSIPSASLDGRHPREKAEVVDRLRDIVGKLVAEIG; this comes from the coding sequence ATGACGCAGAGCGCGCACAGCACCGTACTTGTTCTGGTCGGCAGCCTCCGGGCTGCCTCGGTGAACCGTCAACTGGCCGAACTGGCGCTGGAGACCGGGCTCGACGGCGTGGTGTTCGACTGGTTCGACCGGCTGGGCGAACTGCCGCATTACAACGAGGACATCGACACCGACGACGTGGCCGAACCCGTCGCGGCCCTGCGCGCCGCCGCCGCGCGTGCCGACGCGGCGCTGGTCATCACCCCGGAGTACAACGGCACCGTCCCGGGGGTGCTGAAGAACGCCATCGACTGGCTCTCGCGCCCCTACGGCGCCGGCGCGCTCAAGGACAAGCCGCTGGCGGTCGTGGGTGCGGCGCTGGGGCGGTACGGCGGCCAGTGGGCTCACGACGACACGCGGAAGTCGTTCGGCATCGCCGGGCCCCGGGTCGTCGAGGGTCTGGACCTGTCGATCCCCAGCGCGTCGCTCGACGGCCGGCATCCGCGGGAGAAGGCCGAGGTCGTGGACCGGCTGCGCGACATCGTCGGCAAGCTGGTCGCCGAGATCGGCTGA
- a CDS encoding redoxin NrdH — translation MTQPATVTVYTKPACVQCNATYKALDKQGIAYDIVDISVDAEARDYVMALGYLQAPVVVAGNDHWSGFRPDRIKALAGAVSASA, via the coding sequence ATGACTCAGCCAGCCACCGTCACCGTGTACACCAAGCCGGCCTGTGTTCAGTGCAACGCCACCTACAAGGCGCTCGACAAGCAGGGCATCGCGTACGACATCGTCGACATCAGCGTGGACGCCGAGGCCCGTGACTACGTGATGGCCCTCGGATACCTGCAGGCGCCGGTCGTGGTCGCGGGCAACGACCACTGGTCGGGTTTCCGCCCGGACCGGATCAAGGCGCTGGCGGGCGCGGTCTCGGCATCTGCGTGA
- the nrdI gene encoding class Ib ribonucleoside-diphosphate reductase assembly flavoprotein NrdI: MSNLVYFSSVSENTHRFVEKLEIPAVRIPIHGRIEVTEPYVLVLPTYGGGHANEPDPDRGGYVPKQVIAFLNNEHNRSLIRGVIAAGNTNFGAEFGYAGVVVSRKCGVPFLYRFELMGTTDDVFAVRAGLSNFWAEARKDQTCHQPSQLQNL; this comes from the coding sequence ATGAGCAATCTGGTCTACTTCTCCAGCGTTTCCGAGAACACCCATCGCTTCGTGGAGAAGCTCGAGATCCCGGCCGTCCGGATCCCGATCCACGGGCGCATCGAGGTGACCGAACCCTATGTGCTGGTGCTGCCCACCTATGGTGGCGGGCACGCCAACGAGCCCGATCCCGATCGCGGGGGCTACGTGCCCAAGCAGGTGATCGCCTTCCTGAACAACGAACACAACCGGTCGTTGATCCGCGGCGTCATCGCCGCGGGCAACACCAACTTCGGCGCCGAATTCGGATACGCGGGGGTTGTCGTGTCCCGCAAGTGTGGCGTCCCTTTCCTGTACCGATTCGAACTCATGGGAACCACGGACGACGTGTTCGCCGTCCGTGCGGGCCTGAGCAATTTTTGGGCCGAGGCCCGGAAGGACCAGACGTGTCACCAACCGTCACAGCTGCAGAACCTGTAA